One genomic window of Spirochaetia bacterium 38H-sp includes the following:
- a CDS encoding LemA family protein: MSRSFRNLLIVLGVVLVIVLLFYSFFAGTYNRLVVLDESVKKQWAQVENVYQRRADLIPNLVATVKGYASHERETFEAIVNARSKVGSLQLDSSIVDDPEKLAAFQKAQGELGGALSRLLVVAENYPELKANTNFLALQSQLEGTENRIAVERRRYNEVASQFNTTIRQFPTVIIANMYGFKEKAYFKADEGAEKAPQVNFD; this comes from the coding sequence ATGAGTCGTTCTTTTCGGAATCTTCTCATCGTTCTTGGTGTTGTACTTGTAATTGTTTTGTTGTTCTACAGTTTTTTTGCAGGTACTTATAATAGGCTTGTTGTTCTTGATGAGTCTGTTAAGAAGCAGTGGGCACAGGTTGAGAATGTGTATCAGAGGCGTGCGGATCTTATTCCCAATCTTGTTGCAACAGTTAAGGGGTATGCTAGTCATGAGAGAGAGACTTTTGAGGCTATTGTCAATGCAAGGAGCAAGGTAGGGTCTTTGCAGCTTGATTCTTCTATCGTGGACGATCCTGAGAAGTTGGCTGCTTTTCAGAAGGCGCAGGGGGAACTGGGTGGTGCTTTGTCTAGGCTTCTTGTTGTGGCTGAGAATTATCCCGAACTTAAGGCTAATACCAATTTTCTTGCTTTGCAGTCACAGCTTGAGGGTACTGAGAACAGGATTGCTGTAGAACGCAGGCGTTATAATGAGGTTGCTTCGCAGTTTAATACGACTATCAGGCAGTTTCCTACTGTGATTATTGCTAATATGTATGGTTTTAAGGAAAAAGCATACTTTAAGGCTGACGAGGGGGCAGAGAAGGCTCCGCAGGTAAACTTTGACTGA
- a CDS encoding ABC transporter ATP-binding protein, translating into MKEILRIDKLSFSYGKEILFKELSLSVQEGSIVGLLGENGAGKTTFLKLITGQLFPDKGVIDFCGYNPEKREPDFLKSVFYVPEDLQVPDVFFKEYVDYTVPFYPNFDSSILDELVKEFEVPKDSKFSSMSMGQKKKAVLAFAIASGTPVLILDEPTNGLDIPSKRTFRRVVSRFAADGRTFIISTHQVRDMERLIDPVVIIHKGVVLLNAFMDDIVESINIRLLADEPSGSFIYSEKVPGGYAVVSEGRCVSDIDLELLFNAVRGNPDFFRANLMQGGGVL; encoded by the coding sequence ATGAAAGAGATTTTGAGAATAGATAAGCTTTCGTTTTCCTATGGCAAGGAAATCCTGTTTAAAGAGCTTTCTCTGTCAGTACAAGAAGGCTCTATTGTAGGTCTTCTTGGAGAAAACGGAGCAGGTAAGACTACGTTTTTAAAACTTATAACAGGCCAGCTTTTTCCTGATAAAGGGGTGATTGATTTTTGTGGTTATAATCCAGAGAAAAGGGAGCCAGATTTTTTAAAATCTGTGTTTTATGTCCCTGAGGATTTGCAGGTCCCTGATGTTTTTTTTAAGGAATATGTTGATTATACTGTTCCTTTTTATCCTAATTTTGATTCTTCTATTTTGGATGAGCTCGTAAAAGAGTTTGAAGTTCCTAAAGACAGTAAGTTTTCTTCTATGTCTATGGGACAGAAGAAGAAGGCAGTACTTGCCTTTGCCATTGCTTCTGGTACTCCTGTGCTTATCTTGGATGAGCCTACCAATGGTCTGGATATCCCTTCCAAGAGAACGTTTAGGCGTGTTGTTTCCAGATTTGCAGCAGATGGCAGAACTTTTATAATTTCCACACATCAAGTAAGGGATATGGAGCGTCTTATCGACCCTGTTGTTATCATTCATAAAGGAGTTGTGCTTCTTAATGCCTTTATGGATGATATTGTGGAGTCTATAAATATCAGGCTACTGGCTGATGAGCCCTCTGGATCTTTTATTTACTCGGAGAAAGTTCCTGGGGGATACGCTGTTGTATCGGAAGGCCGGTGTGTCTCGGATATTGATCTTGAGCTACTTTTTAATGCTGTACGAGGAAATCCTGATTTTTTTAGAGCCAATCTTATGCAGGGAGGAGGTGTTTTATGA
- a CDS encoding TPM domain-containing protein yields MGAKRFFAGLVVVLLLPVFAFSLDIPDRPSSYVNDFAGVLSSDTRANLESLLYDYEMQTGNQLVILTISSLDGEAIEDFSIRLAERWKIGQKDRDNGIIFLVAVNDRQARIEVGYGLEAVLTDAYSSAILNDYVFPHFKSGDYDAGIIAGVSQIVALTSDVDLSAGDVYVPRSNGSYYDTKVEEIVRLVIIVFVVILLVDVIRSFFRLFGSAGRRMGFFEWLLAYSWTLFLIKILFRVLLMLMFSGRTIGGSSSSRGGFSGGGGGSFGGGGASGSW; encoded by the coding sequence ATGGGTGCAAAAAGATTTTTTGCAGGGCTTGTTGTTGTCTTGCTTCTGCCTGTTTTTGCTTTTTCTCTGGATATTCCGGATAGGCCCTCTTCTTATGTCAACGATTTTGCGGGTGTGCTTTCTTCTGATACAAGGGCAAATCTCGAGTCCTTGTTGTATGATTATGAAATGCAGACTGGGAATCAGCTTGTGATTCTTACGATTTCTTCTCTTGATGGGGAAGCAATAGAGGATTTTTCCATAAGGCTTGCAGAGAGGTGGAAGATAGGGCAAAAGGATAGGGATAATGGCATTATTTTTCTGGTTGCTGTCAATGACAGACAGGCCAGAATAGAAGTCGGCTATGGTCTTGAGGCTGTGCTTACTGATGCGTATTCCTCTGCTATTCTCAATGATTATGTTTTCCCTCATTTTAAGAGTGGCGATTATGATGCTGGCATTATAGCAGGTGTTTCCCAGATTGTAGCTCTCACGTCCGATGTGGATTTGTCTGCTGGTGATGTCTATGTGCCAAGGAGTAATGGCAGCTACTATGATACAAAAGTAGAAGAGATTGTACGTCTTGTTATTATAGTGTTTGTTGTTATTCTTCTTGTGGATGTCATAAGGTCTTTTTTTCGTTTGTTTGGCAGTGCAGGAAGAAGGATGGGGTTTTTTGAGTGGCTGCTTGCTTACAGCTGGACTTTGTTTTTGATAAAGATTCTTTTTAGGGTTTTGCTTATGCTTATGTTTAGCGGCAGGACAATAGGCGGTTCAAGCTCTTCGCGAGGAGGTTTCTCTGGCGGCGGAGGCGGAAGTTTTGGAGGAGGTGGAGCAAGTGGAAGTTGGTAA
- a CDS encoding thioredoxin family protein, which produces MKIQFLYFEGCPNSKETRKNLDKALSELGIITDVEDILVSSPEEAEKYRFMGSPSILLDKKDIETGKEPGEVGFTCRIYRIGEKATGILPVEYIKKRILELS; this is translated from the coding sequence ATGAAGATACAATTTTTATATTTTGAAGGCTGTCCTAACAGTAAAGAGACAAGAAAAAACCTTGACAAGGCGCTATCAGAACTTGGTATTATCACTGATGTTGAGGATATCTTGGTAAGCTCTCCGGAAGAAGCAGAAAAGTACAGGTTTATGGGCTCTCCATCCATACTTTTGGATAAAAAGGATATTGAAACAGGAAAAGAACCTGGTGAAGTAGGCTTTACCTGCAGGATATACAGAATAGGAGAAAAAGCTACAGGGATACTGCCTGTGGAATATATAAAAAAGCGAATTCTTGAGCTATCATAA
- the lon gene encoding endopeptidase La, giving the protein MEQQIIPADKLLPQKLLILPIIDRPLFPGIVSPVIVTGEQDINTVQQSLEDTGYIGLVLTKDEERKKITSDDIYTTGTVAKILKKINLPDGGINIFVSTVKRFSIKKFLHTSEPIIAVVDYPEEINNQGDEIIALTRALMSDMKQIVENNPMISEEVRLNMVNIDQPGRIADFIAAILNIKREEQQEVLSELDIRKRMEKVLIFVKREQELLKIQKRIQQQINQKIEKSQREYFLKEQLKAIKEELGMPADAKSAEYQKLKDKIDKLPLPDDVREQVEQELEKFSLMEPNSSEFTVTRNYLETIVSLPWHEPKEENIDIKRAKRILDKDHYGLEDVKTRILEFLAVRKLKKETRGSIICLVGPPGVGKTSIGKSIARALGREFFRFSVGGMRDEAEIKGHRRTYVGAMPGKIIQGLKIVKTKNPVFMIDEIDKIGASYQGDPASALLEVLDPEQNINFRDHYLDLPFDISQVFFIATANTLDTIPRPLLDRMEIIRLSGYIEDEKIEIARKYIIPRSLEQNGLDKDTVRYTKQALRQIIRGYAREAGVRNLEKAINKIHRRIAKSLVMEELTKEELPINIVPETVEKYLDKPVFPEEETARIRQPGMAMGLAWTPYGGDTLVIEAVATPGREGLSLTGQLGDVMRESANIAYTYVKSIAHKHNIEPDYFEKNHIHLHVPAGATPKDGPSAGITMASALLSLATGKKLRPSLAMTGELSLTGSVLPIGGLKEKVIAAKRAGIKHIIIPKSNTKDLEEIPEYIQKGITFYRVENMQEVIEIIFSDSKDQRTKTAQEETK; this is encoded by the coding sequence ATGGAACAACAAATTATACCCGCTGATAAGCTTCTTCCTCAAAAGCTTTTGATTCTTCCTATTATAGACAGGCCTCTTTTCCCTGGGATTGTAAGTCCTGTTATTGTAACAGGTGAGCAGGATATCAATACGGTTCAGCAGTCTCTGGAGGATACAGGATATATAGGTCTTGTTCTTACCAAGGATGAAGAGAGAAAAAAAATAACTTCAGATGATATATACACAACAGGTACTGTTGCAAAGATTCTCAAGAAAATCAATCTTCCCGATGGAGGGATAAATATATTTGTATCTACTGTTAAGCGTTTTAGTATAAAAAAGTTCCTGCATACTTCTGAACCTATAATCGCTGTTGTGGATTATCCTGAGGAGATTAATAACCAGGGTGATGAGATTATAGCTCTCACACGTGCTCTTATGAGCGATATGAAGCAGATTGTAGAGAACAATCCCATGATATCAGAGGAAGTAAGGCTCAACATGGTCAATATCGACCAGCCTGGAAGAATTGCGGATTTTATCGCTGCTATTCTCAATATCAAGCGTGAGGAACAACAGGAGGTTCTAAGCGAGCTGGATATAAGAAAGAGGATGGAGAAGGTGCTCATCTTTGTAAAGCGTGAGCAGGAGCTTCTTAAGATACAAAAAAGAATACAGCAGCAGATAAACCAGAAGATAGAAAAATCTCAGCGGGAGTACTTTTTAAAAGAACAGTTAAAGGCCATAAAAGAAGAGCTTGGCATGCCTGCTGATGCAAAGTCTGCAGAGTACCAGAAGCTAAAGGATAAGATAGATAAGCTGCCTCTGCCAGACGATGTAAGAGAACAGGTAGAACAGGAACTTGAGAAGTTCTCTCTTATGGAACCCAATTCATCCGAGTTTACAGTAACAAGGAATTATCTTGAGACTATTGTAAGCTTACCATGGCACGAGCCAAAGGAAGAGAATATAGATATCAAGAGGGCAAAGAGGATTCTGGATAAGGATCACTACGGACTTGAGGATGTTAAAACAAGGATTCTTGAGTTTCTGGCCGTAAGAAAGCTCAAGAAAGAGACACGGGGTTCTATCATATGTCTGGTAGGTCCTCCGGGTGTTGGTAAGACTTCTATAGGCAAGTCCATTGCAAGAGCTCTGGGGAGGGAGTTTTTCCGTTTTTCTGTAGGAGGTATGCGCGACGAGGCAGAAATCAAGGGACACAGGAGAACCTATGTGGGTGCTATGCCGGGTAAGATTATACAGGGTCTTAAGATTGTAAAGACAAAGAATCCTGTGTTTATGATAGATGAGATAGATAAGATAGGAGCATCTTATCAGGGTGATCCCGCATCCGCACTTCTTGAGGTGCTTGACCCTGAGCAAAACATAAACTTCCGCGATCATTACCTTGACTTGCCTTTTGATATTTCTCAGGTGTTTTTTATAGCAACTGCCAATACACTGGATACTATTCCTAGACCCTTACTGGACAGAATGGAGATTATAAGACTCTCCGGATACATAGAAGACGAAAAAATAGAGATTGCAAGAAAATATATCATCCCGCGTTCTTTGGAACAAAACGGATTGGATAAGGATACCGTAAGATATACAAAACAGGCGTTGCGACAGATTATACGCGGATATGCAAGAGAAGCTGGAGTAAGGAACCTGGAAAAGGCTATCAACAAGATTCATAGAAGGATAGCAAAATCTCTTGTTATGGAAGAACTCACAAAAGAAGAGCTTCCTATAAATATTGTGCCTGAGACAGTAGAAAAATATCTGGATAAGCCAGTGTTTCCGGAGGAGGAGACTGCACGTATAAGGCAGCCCGGAATGGCAATGGGCCTGGCATGGACGCCATACGGCGGAGATACACTTGTCATAGAAGCGGTAGCTACACCGGGAAGAGAAGGCTTATCCCTAACAGGCCAGCTTGGCGATGTAATGCGGGAGTCTGCAAACATAGCATATACATATGTCAAGTCAATAGCCCACAAACACAACATAGAACCGGACTATTTTGAAAAAAACCACATACACCTTCACGTACCGGCCGGAGCAACACCCAAGGATGGTCCCTCTGCAGGCATAACAATGGCATCCGCACTGCTCTCTCTTGCTACAGGCAAAAAGCTGCGCCCATCTCTTGCAATGACAGGAGAACTGTCTCTCACAGGAAGCGTACTCCCCATAGGCGGGCTTAAAGAAAAAGTCATAGCCGCAAAAAGAGCGGGAATAAAACACATAATAATTCCCAAAAGCAACACAAAAGACTTGGAAGAAATACCAGAGTACATACAGAAAGGTATAACCTTTTACAGGGTAGAAAACATGCAGGAAGTGATAGAAATAATATTTTCGGACAGCAAAGATCAAAGAACAAAAACTGCACAGGAAGAAACAAAATGA
- a CDS encoding GntR family transcriptional regulator: MDFESQKPIYIQIADLICERILRGKYVPGGRIPSIRDFSVELEVNPNTVFKTYSYLQSMGIIMTLRGRGFFVSEDGYKLVLDMWRKRFLEEELPDVFKKMRFLKISFKELKSYYDKLEEGEFYEKKDF, from the coding sequence ATGGATTTTGAGAGTCAGAAGCCTATTTATATTCAGATTGCAGACCTTATATGTGAGAGAATTCTGAGGGGTAAATATGTGCCTGGAGGGAGGATCCCTTCTATAAGGGATTTCTCTGTAGAGCTTGAGGTCAATCCCAATACTGTTTTTAAAACTTATTCTTATCTTCAATCTATGGGGATAATTATGACGTTGAGGGGGAGGGGGTTCTTTGTGTCGGAGGATGGCTATAAACTTGTTCTTGATATGTGGAGAAAGCGTTTTTTAGAAGAGGAACTTCCCGATGTGTTTAAAAAAATGCGGTTTTTAAAGATAAGTTTTAAAGAGTTAAAAAGTTATTATGATAAATTAGAAGAGGGAGAGTTCTATGAGAAAAAAGATTTCTAA
- a CDS encoding M15 family metallopeptidase, protein MKNIATLLLLTLTLTTCAKEAPSRSNNPVSPSVPQAESPQKPKQPASPTIEKPQVEHPPLHPAFSINREDLMMLIRELPQEVQHKIIDSPSAFLADIEHIIPLYRKDPMLFKLIDKKHALPSDYVPQDLTELSAQGIKISKQELYLRKIIIDDLKKMIEDAKKEDNVELIPASCYRSYATQKRIYQWEVDTYGQEQADRESARPGTSQHQSGLAIDFYPIDSKMAQLPTGKWLAENAYRYGFSLSYPEEQEALTGYMYEPWHYRYITPAGTQLEKKYFIYQQYLLEFLDKHMGEILKKYKK, encoded by the coding sequence ATGAAAAACATAGCAACACTGCTGCTTCTTACTCTTACTCTGACAACCTGTGCAAAAGAAGCACCCTCAAGATCGAACAATCCAGTATCGCCTTCTGTCCCGCAAGCAGAAAGCCCCCAAAAGCCAAAACAACCTGCAAGCCCTACAATAGAAAAACCACAAGTAGAACACCCACCACTGCACCCTGCCTTCTCGATAAACAGAGAAGACCTCATGATGCTTATAAGAGAGCTGCCTCAAGAAGTACAACACAAAATAATAGACTCCCCTTCGGCCTTCCTTGCAGACATTGAACACATAATACCACTATACAGAAAAGACCCCATGCTTTTTAAACTCATAGACAAAAAGCACGCACTCCCCTCTGACTATGTGCCGCAAGACCTTACAGAACTCTCGGCACAAGGAATAAAAATCAGCAAACAAGAACTGTATCTCAGAAAAATTATCATAGACGACCTAAAAAAAATGATTGAAGACGCAAAAAAAGAAGATAACGTAGAACTTATCCCTGCATCCTGCTATCGCTCATACGCCACACAGAAAAGAATCTACCAATGGGAAGTAGACACATACGGCCAAGAGCAAGCTGACAGGGAATCCGCTCGTCCCGGTACATCCCAGCACCAAAGCGGCCTGGCCATAGACTTTTACCCCATAGACAGCAAAATGGCACAACTTCCCACAGGGAAATGGCTAGCAGAAAACGCCTACAGATACGGCTTTAGCCTATCATACCCCGAGGAACAGGAAGCCCTCACCGGCTACATGTACGAACCCTGGCACTATCGCTACATAACCCCCGCCGGAACACAGCTTGAGAAAAAATACTTTATCTATCAACAATATCTGCTGGAATTTCTTGATAAACATATGGGAGAAATCCTAAAAAAATACAAAAAATAG
- a CDS encoding recombination protein O N-terminal domain-containing protein, with protein MRRNKHYKAIVLSSRSFGEHNRYISLLTQEGIIDAAVYGARKPSSRFAPASQIGAAGDYYLYYNPVKDNYKLTDTAGTKLLASSVLPVSASFIFFSELVLSTHAAGQPKEVWKLAIWLWRRLFIGLEEDGTFVAKSGGADITLSPIKTYNLHRLTMFLLYTALHYMEIMGLLPDWQTCSHCTKSLAKQPAIWTETGLLCPACSGTSAEYTHGRITLTAAQRTILSDIAEGRQNPDTHPLSSPDLYSATLNLLLEKTERIAERRIKSLIFLRQCLSL; from the coding sequence ATGAGAAGAAACAAGCATTATAAAGCAATAGTACTCTCCTCTCGCTCCTTTGGAGAACACAACCGCTATATAAGCCTGCTCACACAAGAAGGCATAATAGACGCCGCAGTCTACGGAGCAAGAAAACCCTCATCCCGCTTTGCACCTGCAAGCCAGATAGGAGCTGCAGGCGACTACTACCTGTATTATAACCCAGTAAAAGACAACTACAAACTCACAGACACAGCCGGCACAAAACTCCTTGCAAGCTCCGTGCTACCCGTAAGCGCAAGCTTTATCTTCTTCTCAGAGCTCGTGCTTTCTACCCATGCAGCAGGACAGCCTAAAGAAGTCTGGAAACTAGCAATCTGGCTCTGGCGCAGACTCTTTATAGGACTGGAAGAGGACGGCACATTTGTGGCAAAAAGTGGCGGTGCAGACATAACCCTAAGTCCTATAAAAACATACAACTTACATCGACTCACCATGTTTCTTCTCTACACAGCACTCCATTATATGGAAATAATGGGACTCCTGCCTGACTGGCAAACATGCAGCCACTGTACAAAAAGCCTTGCAAAACAACCCGCGATATGGACAGAAACCGGACTTCTATGCCCAGCATGCAGCGGCACAAGCGCAGAATACACCCACGGTCGCATAACCCTAACGGCAGCACAAAGAACAATACTCTCTGACATAGCAGAAGGCCGACAGAACCCGGACACCCACCCACTAAGCTCGCCAGACCTCTACTCTGCAACACTCAACCTACTTTTGGAAAAAACAGAAAGAATAGCAGAAAGACGAATAAAAAGCCTCATATTTCTGAGACAATGCCTGAGTCTTTAA
- a CDS encoding TPM domain-containing protein — protein sequence MEVGKRSANPVFFLTKEEQNAVLEAIKEVESRSICEIRVHIARSFKGDVLDAAKRVFNKLGMYKTRKRTGVLLYFAVKNKAFAIIGDKGINEKAGEDFWRDTAVKMEEFFRQGRFGEGIVAGIREVGAVLEKYFPYEAGDTNELPDDISFGK from the coding sequence GTGGAAGTTGGTAAGAGGTCTGCAAATCCGGTTTTTTTTCTCACCAAGGAGGAGCAAAATGCTGTTCTTGAGGCTATAAAAGAGGTTGAGAGCCGTTCTATCTGTGAGATTAGGGTGCATATTGCGCGCTCTTTTAAGGGCGATGTGCTAGATGCTGCAAAGCGTGTGTTTAATAAATTGGGTATGTATAAGACACGTAAACGCACGGGGGTTCTTCTTTACTTTGCTGTCAAAAACAAGGCTTTTGCTATAATAGGTGATAAGGGTATAAACGAGAAGGCAGGTGAGGATTTTTGGAGGGATACTGCTGTTAAGATGGAGGAGTTTTTTAGGCAGGGTCGCTTTGGCGAGGGGATTGTAGCCGGAATAAGGGAAGTTGGCGCTGTGCTTGAAAAGTACTTTCCCTATGAAGCTGGTGATACCAACGAGCTTCCCGATGATATTTCTTTTGGGAAATAG